One genomic segment of Gossypium arboreum isolate Shixiya-1 chromosome 3, ASM2569848v2, whole genome shotgun sequence includes these proteins:
- the LOC108469703 gene encoding 14-3-3-like protein B, with the protein MATTVTANLSRDQYVYLAKLSEQAERYEEMLQFMQKLVLGSTPAAELTVEERNLLSVAYKNVIGSLRAAWRIVSSIEQKEEGRKNEEHVVLVKEYRSKIESELSEVCASILTLLESNLILSATASESKVFYLKMKGDYHRYLAEFKVGDERKAAAEDTMLSYKAAQDIALEDLAPTHPIRLGLALNFSVFYYEILNQSDKACSMAKQAFEEAIAELDTLGEESYKDSTLIMQLLRDNLTLWTSDVQDQLDEP; encoded by the exons ATGGCGACGACGGTCACCGCCAACCTGAGCCGCGATCAGTACGTTTACTTAGCGAAGCTATCCGAGCAAGCTGAGCGCTATGAGGAGATGCTTCAGTTCATGCAAAAGCTGGTCCTGGGCTCAACCCCAGCCGCTGAATTAACCGTCGAGGAAAGGAACCTTCTCTCCGTCGCCTACAAAAACGTCATCGGATCTCTACGTGCCGCGTGGAGAATCGTTTCTTCCATCGAGCAGAAAGAAGAAGGTCGAAAGAACGAGGAACATGTTGTGCTGGTTAAGGAGTACAGATCCAAGATTGAATCCGAGTTGTCGGAAGTTTGCGCTAGTATCTTGACTTTATTGGAGTCGAATCTGATCCTCTCTGCTACTGCTAGTGAGTCCAAGGTTTTCTATTTGAAGATGAAAGGAGATTATCATCGCTATTTAGCGGAGTTTAAGGTTGGTGATGAGAGGAAAGCTGCTGCTGAGGATACTATGTTGTCTTACAAGGCTGCTCAG GATATTGCACTGGAGGATCTAGCACCGACGCACCCTATCAGATTGGGGCTTGCGCTGAATTTCTCGGTGTTCTACTATGAGATTCTCAATCAGTCAGACAAGGCATGTAGCATGGCTAAACAG GCATTTGAGGAAGCCATTGCTGAGCTTGACACACTGGGAGAAGAGTCATACAAGGATAGCACTCTCATTATGCAACTGCTAAGGGATAATCTTACTCTCTGGACTTCGGATGTGCAG GACCAGTTAGATGAGCCGTAG